The following are from one region of the Parasteatoda tepidariorum isolate YZ-2023 unplaced genomic scaffold, CAS_Ptep_4.0 HiC_scaffold_1089, whole genome shotgun sequence genome:
- the LOC107455663 gene encoding BTB/POZ domain-containing protein 10, protein MSCSASNSVPAANQSLVSPASDERITLVVDNTRFVVDPALFAAYSDTMLGRMFGSSLEHNFTRPNERGEYEVADGISATVFRAILEYFKTGVIRCPPTVSVPELRDACDYFLIPFDSKTIRCHNLRGFLHELSNEGARRQFENFLEELVLPVMVSSAQRGDRECQIVVLLDDDVVDWDEDYPPQTGEEHSQIVYSTEMYRFFKYIENRDVAKKVLKERGLKKIRLGIEGYPTHKEKVKCRPGGRAEVIYNYVQRPFLRMSWEKEEAKSRHVDFQCVRSKSITNLDADGIEASAPANNVVVVEGAAGEVNYDEIFILPPHPSPREPYPEVHLPPDDAV, encoded by the coding sequence ATGTCTTGTTCTGCCTCGAATTCAGTTCCGGCAGCAAATCAAAGTTTAGTATCTCCAGCAAGTGATGAACGTATCACATTAGTCGTCGACAACACCCGCTTTGTCGTTGATCCTGCTCTATTTGCTGCCTATTCAGATACCATGTTAGGAAGAATGTTTGGTTCATCCTTAGAACATAATTTCACTCGACCAAATGAGAGAGGAGAGTATGAAGTTGCTGATGGTATATCAGCTACAGTTTTCAGAGCGatacttgaatattttaaaactggtgTAATACGTTGTCCTCCAACTGTATCTGTACCTGAACTGAGGGATGCTTgtgactattttttaattcctttcgACTCTAAGACTATCAGATGTCACAATTTGCGTGGATTCCTCCATGAACTATCCAATGAAGGTGCCAGAAGGCAGTTTGAGAATTTTCTTGAAGAGCTAGTTTTGCCTGTAATGGTTTCTTCTGCTCAAAGAGGCGATAGAGAATGTCAGATAGTTGTTCTGTTAGATGATGATGTGGTTGATTGGGATGAAGATTATCCACCCCAAACTGGTGAGGAACATTCACAAATTGTTTATAGCACTGAAATGTATAGGTTTTTCAAGTACATAGAAAATCGGGATGTTGCTAAGAAAGTTTTGAAAGAGAGAGGCCTAAAAAAGATTCGATTGGGCATTGAAGGTTATCCTACACATAAAGAGAAGGTCAAGTGTCGCCCCGGTGGAAGAGCTGAAGTAATTTATAACTATGTCCAGAGGCCCTTTCTCAGAATGTCGTGGGAAAAAGAGGAGGCTAAGAGCCGACATGTTGATTTTCAATGTGTTCGCAGCAAATCAATTACGAATTTAGATGCTGATGGTATTGAAGCTTCAGCACCAGCaaataatgttgttgttgttgaaggTGCTGCAGGTGAAGTTAATTacgatgaaatatttattttacctcCACATCCTTCACCACGTGAGCCTTATCCTGAAGTCCACCTGCCTCCTGATGACGCTGTTTAA